One Methylobacterium sp. AMS5 genomic region harbors:
- a CDS encoding sugar phosphate isomerase/epimerase family protein, which yields MRIALCTISFRHHLVSVGELARFARGHGFDGIELWGVHARNLGPGDHAEWLAAYGLRVPMLSDYLPLDAATSTLTERTAELAGLARSWGAPRLRTFAGTKASATTAPEERAHVAQRLRMAAGQLADQGLRLVVETHPGTLADTTDSLLDLLDAVDHPNLRVNFDTLHVWEGGDDPLAAHARLGPHIDYYHLKNVRSRADLSVFEPANVYAAAGRREGMTALFDGALDYGTFLKTLPPQAEGSLEWFGEASFSVLPTDLFRVRAATAGRRTESPRHAAR from the coding sequence ATGAGAATCGCGCTCTGCACCATCAGCTTTCGCCACCATCTGGTGTCGGTCGGCGAGCTCGCCCGCTTCGCCCGCGGCCACGGCTTCGACGGGATCGAGTTGTGGGGCGTTCACGCCCGCAATCTCGGCCCCGGCGACCACGCCGAATGGCTCGCCGCCTACGGGCTGCGGGTGCCGATGCTGAGCGACTACCTGCCGCTCGACGCAGCCACCAGCACCCTGACCGAGCGGACCGCCGAACTTGCCGGCCTCGCGCGGAGCTGGGGGGCGCCGCGGCTGCGCACCTTCGCCGGGACCAAGGCCAGCGCCACCACCGCGCCGGAGGAGCGCGCCCACGTCGCCCAGCGCCTGCGGATGGCGGCGGGCCAGCTCGCCGACCAGGGCCTGCGCCTCGTGGTGGAGACGCATCCCGGCACGCTCGCCGACACCACCGATTCGCTCCTCGACCTGCTGGACGCGGTCGATCACCCGAACCTCCGGGTCAATTTCGACACGCTCCACGTCTGGGAGGGCGGCGACGACCCGCTCGCGGCCCACGCCCGGCTTGGCCCGCATATCGACTACTATCACCTCAAGAACGTGCGCAGCCGCGCCGACCTGTCGGTGTTCGAGCCGGCCAACGTCTACGCCGCGGCCGGACGGCGCGAGGGCATGACCGCCCTGTTCGACGGCGCGCTGGATTACGGCACCTTCCTCAAGACGCTGCCGCCGCAGGCGGAAGGCTCGCTCGAATGGTTCGGCGAGGCCAGCTTCTCGGTCCTGCCCACAGACCTTTTTCGCGTGCGGGCGGCCACCGCCGGTCGCCGCACCGAGAGCCCCCGCCACGCCGCACGCTGA